One Aegilops tauschii subsp. strangulata cultivar AL8/78 chromosome 2, Aet v6.0, whole genome shotgun sequence genomic window, ggattgggtctcgtccatcacatcattctcctaatgatgtgatcccgttatcaacgacatccaatgtccatggtcaggaaaccgtaaccatctattgatcaacgagctagtcaactagaggcttactagggacatggtgttgtctatgtatccacacatgtatctgagtttcctatcaatacaattctagcatggataataaacgattatcatgaacaaggaaatataataataacctatttattattgcctctagggcatatttccaacaatacgctcaatgacagatgggcccaggtcctagctgccgaagaatacggcctcgagcgcccaacaaagagctatccgaagcgtcggctactgccacaattcgacgacgaggcccttgagccaataccgtcaaGATATAATCACGCTGACGAACCAGACCGACCACCACACGGATGGGACAAAGTGGCTGCTtatgccgaacaccagcccgcgccacctcgccgtcgaggcaaAGAGATAGCGGCTCCGGGCTACACCTATGATCTATGaaaggacctggacaatagagctgatcagaccagatcaatctatgaaTCAAGGGGACGAGCTCCAACAAGAGACGACGACCATCAAGCTTGGCGTGATAAGCATAACCAAACTCGGAATGAAAACCGAACACGGATGTCATCTGAACTCCGTCGTGACGTTGCCCGATACAGAGGCACCACACACCCCTTgtgctttaccgatgaggtaatgcaaCACCAGTTTCCAGAaaggtttaaacccgtaaacattgaagcATATGATGGAACGACATATCCTACTGTATGGATTGAAGACTTccttctccatattcacatggctcgcggtgatgatctccacgccatcaaatacctccccctaaaactaaagggaccagcacgagataggttaaacagcctcccagagaactctattggcagctgggaagatttggaggatgcctttcgagacaacttccaaggtacttgtGTCCGACCACTGGACGCCGATGACCTCAgccacatagtccagcaacccggagagtcagcccgcaaactctggactcggttcttattAAAAAGAACCAACTCGTCGACTGTCCGaacgccgaagccctagcggcctttaaacatagcgtccaCGATGAATGGCTCACCCGACACCTCGGTCATGAAAAGCTGAAGTCCATGGCACTCTTAccacactcatgacccgcttctgtgcgggagaagatagctggttAGCTCGCAGAAGCAAcagcaccagcgaccctggcacctccgaagccagggatggcaatggaaggcCATGATGCAACAAACATAAGTGTTAGAACAACAATGAAGATACTGAAGATACGGCGGTCAATGCTGGATTCAGCGGCTCTAAACATGTTCAATGGAAGAAGCCATTAAAAGGAAATAGGGATGGTCCATCTAATTTGGAAAAAATACTCGaccggccttgccagattcatggcacccctgacaagcctgccaaccacTCCAACAaaaattgttgggtttttaaacatgCCGGTAAGCTAAATACCGAACAGAAGGGGAAAGGGTCGCCAAGCGAGGATGACGACGAGTCCCGCCCATCgaacacgggggggggggggtccccatgaggtgaaaacagtgaatatgatatatgttaggcacatccccaagagggagcgcaagcgcgcaccaagggacgtctatgccgtagagcctgtcgccccaaaattcaacccatggtcggcttgcccgatcaccttcgatcgcagggaccacccgaccagtgtccGTCATGGAGGTTCAGCAGCCCTAGTCCTTgatccaatcattgatggataccatctcactcgagtccttatggacggcggcagcagtcttAACCTGATCTATCAAGACACTGTTCGTAAAATGGTTATTGacccatcaagaatcaagcctagtaaCACCACCTTTAAAGGGGTGATACCCGGcatagaggcccgctgcacgggttcattaacattggaagtagtcttTGGCTCGCCGGATAACTTTCGAAGCAAAGACTTAATCTTCGACATTGTCCCCTTTCGCAGtagctatcacgcactgctccgACGAACTGCCTTCGCCCGTTTCAATGTCGTCCCGCACtatgcttacttaaagctcaaaatgcctggaccACGTGGCGTTATCaaagtcaatggaaacatggagcactccctccgtactgaggagcataccgcgTCCCTCGCAGCCGAGGTGCAGAGTGGCCTCATCAAGCCGAACACGTCATCGGCCATCAAGACCCCGGACACTGCTAAGCGAGTCCGGCCTACTCTACAGAATGACAGCTCGGTTGATCCAGAGCTAGACTAGCAGTTTTGCCTCTGCCAATCGCCCCACACAACCGCGGCATACGTACCGCAtgtgcataattatgcactcaaaataccctGGGCAACGACGGAGGCACACTGCGGACAACGTCTATAGTGCGGCTTGACCCTATTTGACCTTAACTTTTCTTCTCTGATCTTTTTCCTCATACTACAGGTTCATTAAAACCTAACTATCCTATGGTCGTGCAAGGGCTCTTTCCAGACCCCTTTCGTATAAACGACCGCTGAACTGCTCCTCTCAAAGGATTGTCTACCAAGGAGAAATGGCGCAGATGTGCGACAGGGCATCAATGGGATCTTCAAGACTACCTTTTTTTACGCCCTGTTTATAACTTCCCCTTGTGTACAAattctcggcatgtaaaatagccttgatgttTACGGCATTATCTGTATAGCACGTCTTAACGTGTTAATCAGAGTATAAAGGAAACAGTTTATCGCCTCTGTTCGGTATTCGTTTATTTTACCACATGTATTCCGTCTTTGTTTCAGATTGCCATATATACTTTGGCCCGGCCTAAATGCCGAGGGCTCTATTTGGCCACACATATTTTCATAAGTCCGAACACTTCTAAAGTATAGTTCTGTGTCCcgaatattgcattatatgcatcaactctgaatcatgtctttggtcaatagttgggttgcccggctcctatgattaccaccttacgttccgctcgtttgtctaaggtagtaaagggagaactactgtgattgtgtttctggttcgtccggttaaacacctcagtagaggaagccgaaaattgactgtcatgatatggcgagagctggtcggcgATTCAGCGACTTGCCACAAATCTTTTGTGATTTGCTCCATATTATACGAAGGGCTGACCTTTGCTCAGTCATGCGCTTAAGGCATCCTAGTTCGGATGGCCGCATATGCACTAGGGGCTAGTActtagccccactgtcaaactcctatggctaagtgaaagtaataaagccgtatagtctgattgcctagttcgctgcgcagacacctcctttacggaccaagacgttgggtcaagtgtgataGTGCGTTACACCGAACACCtccgtagtatctacgtgggggctgaagccgacgactcgCAAACTTTCAGAATTGACACGGTCGCACAGGAGGAAAATAATTTCAGATGAAGGCATAAATATATTACAAGCTTCAGTTCATAAAACAAAGTCTGGACAGCCATGAtatattcattcaaaaataatatCCTTTTTGCATTGGccctctactggtcggggtgaagataccccgaacaagcccctcagagggttactttccatagtaacaagtgacagtaaatttcagcacactatataaatttttccttaccaaatcccacctaccaaaggcgcttcactccccggcaacggtgccagaaaagagtcttgatgacccacaagtataggggatctatcgtagtagtttcgataagtaagagtgtcgaacccaacgaggagtagaaggaaatgacaagcagttttcagtaaggtattctctgcaagcactgaaattatcggtaacagatagttttatgataaggtaatttgtaacgagtaacaagtaacaagtgtaaataaagtgcagcaagatggcccaatcctttttgtagcaaaggacaagcctgtacaaactcttatatagaggaaaacgctcccgaggacacatgggaattatcgtcaagctagttttcatcacgctcatatgattcgcgttcgttactttgataatttgatatgtgggtggaccggtgcttgggtactacccttccttggacaagaatcccacttatgattaacccctcttgcaagcatgcGCAACTAAAAatgaagtattaaggtaaacgtaaccatagcatgaaacatatggatccaaatcagccccttacgaagcaacgcataaactagggtttaagattctgtcactctagcaacccatcatctacttattacttcccaatgctttcccctaggcccaaacgatggtgaagtgtcatgtagtcgacgttcacataacaccactagaggaaagacaacatacatctcatcaaaatatcgaacgaataccaaattcacatgactacttatagcaagacttctcccatgtcctcaggaacaaacgtaactactcaaaaatcatattcatgttcataatcagaggggtattaatatgcataaaggatctgaacatatgatcttccaccaaataaaccaactagcatcaactacaaggagtaatcaacactactagcaacctacatgtaccaatctgaggctttgggacaaagattggatacaagagatgaactagggtttgagaggagatggtgatggtgaagatgttgatgaagattgaccccctcccgatgagaggatcgttggtgatgacgatggcgatgatttccccctccttgAGGGAAGTTTCCCAGGCAAaacagctctgtcggagccctagattggttccgccaagtttccgcctcgtggcggcggagtttcttcccaaaagcttgcttaCACTACACCACGGTCAAGTATTGGTGACACATCAATCTGTCGGCATATGGTGTCTTCGCCGACACATAATTTGTAGCTAACACATATGCTGACAGAAGACTGAACAGTCGGAGGACTTGTTGTGGGGAAAGGCATTGCCGACAGAAGTTCATTTGCCGACATATTTTGAGTCGGCATACACCCTACCTACGCCAACAGTTTCCCTGTGCACATACACCTACCTACCCCGACACATGATTTGTGGGCATACACCCTAGCTACGGCGACAGACGGGGTGTGAACATAGACCCCACTTTTGGCAACACATAAGTTGTCCTGCTAGGTATATACCTTTGCCGACACTTGTTCTGTTTGGATAGATCTATACCTTTGCTGACACTTATGTTGTCTAGATAGGTACATACCTTGGACGACACATACCCTGTCTAGCTAGGTACGTACAAATTGCCTACACTTATTCTGTCTAGCTAGGTAGTAACCATGGCTGACAATTACTCTGCAAGAATCTGTTTACCAGCAGATAAATTGTTGGAAATGTAGTGTACAACCAAACCAATGATTTGATACATATACTATATACAATGTCAAATGCGATCAACAAACAACATCAAGATGAACACATATTGGAAAACAATGATGAtaggttcacaaacatacataaATATATATTCACACAGGTTCACAAGCATAGTTTGACCATCCAGAACACACAAGTCAAAGGGCCACTATTTGCTAGTCTGAACTAATTCAAACAATGGTCCAGAACACATAAATCACATAcatgagcacaaagtttctaCTCCAAAACACTTGAAGCACCAAATGGTCCAGAACACACATAAGATTTAAGAAATGATTGAAGTTGGTTGGTCCAAAATACTGCAAACAGCCATATGTGTTCCATGACACTACAAGTCCTCCTCACATCCAATGCTAGGTGTGGCTAAGTACCTGAAAATATTCCATATGAATTTGTCACGAAAGTGCAATCATTCCAAAAGTTGTTCAAAGCTCATATGAAGATTGTTAGGCTAGAGCGGCACATGCTAGCTTATACTTGATTGTTCATGTGAGAGTAACATTGTTATATGACCATGAATACACACAAATATATTTGTTCCTATGCGGTGAAGTGTAGTGTTGCGGGCTTCCTTCTCCACAGGAATCAATCACCACAGGAAACAATGTTCTGCTATTTTTGTCAACATCATTTGATCAACACACTTGAGTTCCTTTTGGTTTCATGTCCCAGAATTATTAGCAAGAGCATTCCCAGAAAATCTACTTGTGCATATATGCTACAGAAATGCTTATGACGAGTAAAACACATTCTCAAAAATAAGCTTGGTATGGCAACAAACAAACTAAACTAATACAAGGGGAAAGGATGCAGAATTAGGATGTGGCTATTTTCAAGTTTGTAACATATTTGACCAAGATCAGGACATGGATTATCAATATGCTTCCGCAGAATCGTTTCTTAATTGAGCCGCACGACACCATCAGAATTACAATATTCTATTCTGGAGCTCAAAAGTTCAGACTGGTGGCAAGTTAATAAGCTAACATGGCAGCTCTGTGAGTCTGCAACAGGTTATAAAGGATAAGATGATGCCTACAAACTTGGCAATAAATACCATAAGATAGGATTCCTGATCAGCAATATTATTTGTTAACAACTCATAGTAGTAGTTGTAGCTTGTTATATTTAAGAACAGGCAGTAGTAGTTTATAAAGAAATGGGCTTGTCAGATACTAAGAGTTGTAGGTTGTAATAATATTCAAGAACTGGCAGTAGTAGATTGTACTAAACTTTTATATGCTATAGAGGAAACATGGCTGGGCCTTATGTAGTTATGTTGCACTTCTTTGTACATTGTCTTGACACATTCAGTTTACTTCTAATGTATAAATTAGATGAAGAGATACTACAATATCACGAGCCATTGAGGATGAAGCTGAGGTTACCATCCATGATCTATTTAAAGAGGAAATAAAAATCTAAAGCTTCAACAAGTAGAGGCAACTGCTGTTAGTACCTGCACCTCCTGGCACATTAGTTGTCTTCTTGACATCTTTGATCTGCAACAAGACAACAACAATCATTACTCTTTGGTCTGATTCCCAAAACAACTGAAAAATAGGCATTCAAAAATAggcctacatgtaattattactAGTACGAATGCCGTGCTACAATCTTCAACTTCAGTATCAAATATACTGTCATCAGAGACGCCCGAGTAGTTCCGCTGCACTGAGAGCGCTCTGCTGATGTTGCACAGCACGGcctgctcgtgctgctgctcttgCATGCTCAGGCTGCGGGCGTCcggaaagaagaaaaattgtagAGCTGCGGCAGCAGCAGCTTCAGGTGCTGATGTGCTCTTGAGGAATCCTTCCATGTTGGTAAATTCAGT contains:
- the LOC109734062 gene encoding uncharacterized protein, which codes for MVDLKLAEISDGKPETEFTNMEGFLKSTSAPEAAAAAALQFFFFPDARSLSMQEQQHEQAVLCNISRALSVQRNYSGVSDDSIFDTEVEDCSTAFVLVIITYQRCQEDN